In the Ignavibacteria bacterium genome, CGTCACTCGCTTCGCTCGTAATGACGCAGTGACGTAGTGACATAGTGACCAAGAATCCTACCCGTCTTGACCGACAGAATCCTCGTTGCAATGACCACACAGGACATATCTAGTGTAATAGGCCCGAATGAATTGTACATTAGATCAAGCAGCATGTATGTCAACGTGTAACGAGCATTAATCTAGTTGACGAGAAAGGTGGGGGGAAGTTCAACGCCAGCATAGATCGAATATTCCTTGGAGTTACGAATGAGTCCGTCTGAACACTATCAGCACATAGTGGAAGAAGCAAAGGAGTTGGAAGCACTGGTGAAGTCTGGATGTAGAGACTCAGTAGTCGTCCGTGCATTTATTGAAGTCATTCATAGACTATCGGAGGCCGGAGTACTCGATAGTGATAACAACAATGTCAAAAGGGCAGTTGATGTTCTTTACTCTGCTTTCGGACAGATTGCAGACGATGACTTGGCGGACCTGAGATATTACCATAAACTGACTGACCAGGAATTGGCAAAGGTCGTTCATGATGAAATCGAAGGACATAAGGATCAGATACTCACTGCCTGTGCAGATCTAGTATCAGAATTCAACATCGTTTCTGCGGGTGCGGGCTTGGCGAAGTCGAATCCGCTGGTGCCAAATCGATAGTCATAACGGGAGTTGTATTGGGTCTCAATCCTCATATCGGCAACCACCATTTCGCATTGCGTGCGGTTTGCATTGTCGTGAGCGGTCTAATTCTTGCATCGTGCATGCCGAATATCCGTTCCGAAAGTGTCAATTCATCGAGTCAGTGTAAATGGCGGGAGGCTGCTGGCGGTGGCAGGTCCATACTGTTTACGAGGTGTGGTCGCGATTCGATAAGACTTGGCGATGGATTCGAAGACGTATACTGGATTGATGATCATGATCTGGTCGTGTTAGAACTAGATGACTCGCAAAGTGTAAGACCGAGAGTACGGGTGACCATTGGTAACCATCAAACCGGTAGGATATTCGACACAACCATTGTGGTCTGGGGTCTACAGGTAACGGAGGCGTCGATGTCAGTAAATGCGGAGTACGTCCCGGCGTGCGTTAGGCCTGTTTCGATGTTCAAAGTACTTGTGATATGGCATGTTGGAGGCGAGCAACGAGCCGATACACTTGAGTATTCACCGCACATTGACGGACGCAGCCGCTTGCTGTCCTATTCTGTTGGCAACTCCCTACGTTGTAGTTCTACGACGGAGAGGTGCGATCCATTCGGTTGTTGTGTGGCCAGCTCCAGCGGTCTCGTGTGCGATTGGATCAATTGGGCGGATACCTCCGTCGTTTGGTTGAACGCAGCGCGAACCAATGGGCCAGCCGAAGATGAGTTCCATTACGAACATCCACGAACCGGCGTACATCGAATTCTGCCCAAGCCAGCTGATAGCGTTATGAGATATACCCATAGGGTAAGACTTGATAGTCAGATTCGCTATTACAACTCCACGGGCACTTGGCCTATAAGGCACCAGGTCGGTATGGTTCGACGGAATCTAGATGGAACGGTAGAGTATGTTATAGACGAGCTTGGAACCTATGGAGGCTCCATTCCTTCTTCGTTTAGATATCATCATATCGTGCTCAATTCGATTGGCGTCGTCCTCCGTGACACTACATACGAATCGCTTGCGAATCCCTCGCGGCGACTACGATAAGAAGTCACTCTTTTAGAGCACTTTGTAAATCAAACTCATATTCATCAAGTACGAACCGGCACCCTTCTCAGAATGAGAAGGGGAAGGGGGATGAGCCAAGAAGGGGACAAGCCAAGAACAGGACATGAGGTTATGAAAGAAGTGAACGTTATAGAAAAATGATGCTCGCCTTGAAGTTGTGTTCGAGAGAAGAGGGTAAGTTCCTCAATGCGTTGACAGATGCACATTATGCAAGCCTTGGTACAACAGTGAGATGTATCCATTGATTAACTTGACTCAAATACGTCCGAGAAAGGAGAGCTGCTAAAGAATATGGTCAGGGACCAAGCACAAATGATGTTTCATAGATCAAAAAGTCCGTTTACCGCAACATGCGATCATGTTGTTTCGTTGTTTGCAATATTGATATTGTTGATTTCATGTGCATGTGCGTCCCATGCCGAAATCAGATGTGGTGTCGATTCTGATTACGTGTGCGAATGGAAACTGGTGTCAGATTCTTCAGGGAGGCCTGCTTTTGAGCATCGTACTGCCTCGATAGTCTCCGTACGTGGATACTATTATCTAGCCTATGAAATCAATGAGGAAATTGGATTGACAGTACTTGAAGCCGATGATTACAACGGCGAAGGGACATTCATCCACGTAGTTCGATCGAATTGTAACTCAATCACGACATGTGACACCCTGATTCGAGTACCTGTTCCATACGAAGAAGAAAGCTTTCTTACATTCTATCCGTACTACGTGTTTCCAATAGGACTTGATAAATATGCAATCCGCTGGTATTCATCTTCACGTTCTAATACGCGTTTTCGGCGGGAATGGAGAACAGACACGATTCAATTCGTTCGTCCCAACAACAGTACGCCTGCCGTGGTGTTTACGACTGGGTTGCTAAATGAAGATTCGACTGTAGTGTCGTTACCCAATGGAGAACTTGTTGAATACACTCACCAGAATCTTAAGTACAGAGGCCATTCAGGAATTGAGGTTGTCGGCAGATTCAATTGGTACGATTCCTCCATGGCCTCCTACATGCCTTCGCGCAATAAAGAGAGAATGGTTGAAGGTTGGCACTATCGCCATTTGAACACGGGTCGAACACTATTGCTGGCTTCTCTACCCGACACACTACATCGGCTCACCGCTAATTTCAGAATCAAGGACCCTCTGAGTTACAATAGCGGAAGACGTCTAGAATGCGAATCGGTGCGAAGACTAGCTGATGGGTCGGTCGAGTACATCATCGATGATCTTGGTGTTATTGGGAGCCATACAAGCAAGACTTGCATGTATGTTGTTGTAGATACAACCGGAGTAGTCAAGCAGTATTTGAATTTCACCAGACCTAGCAATGTGTTTCGGAGAATGCGTTAGCATCATTCTAGATGGAGATTCCGCGTAGAGCACGGCATGCCGTGCCCCTACACAACTCGGGATGACACTTTACACTGGGTATTGTTTCTATAGGAGATTGAGGGGCAAAAGCGGCGTCATCCCGAGGAGCGAAGCGACGAGGGACCTAGGATGAAGTGACGTAATGAAAAAGTTACGAAATGACGTACACGAACCGGCACCCCCTCTCGAGCGTAGCGTGCGAGAGGGGGTTGGGGGGATGAACCGTGTACAAACAAAAAGGGGCGAGTTCAACTCGCCCCTTGGGATATGATTCGTTGTATGTTCGACTGAAGGTCTTAGAATCGAAGACCGACGCCGGCGCGGAATGAATTCATCGAGAGGGAAACTGTGGACCCGTTGAAGCTCTCTTCCTTGATCGCGGTGAACTTCGTGTTGTAACGAAGGTCGATCACGAAGATCTCGAGGAAGGTGACGTCGATACCGATCGCTAGACCGACTTGGAATTTGTTTGGATCTTCAATGTCAAGAGACTGACCATTACCTTCATTCTTTGCACCGAGCAAGTAGGAGAAGGATGGACCAGCATAGATCGATGGTTGGATGACGGCACGATCCAGGAGTTCTAACTTGAAGAGCACAGGAAGTCGAAGGCTCTGTGTGGAGGTTGTAAGCTCGGTTGTACCAACGGCTGTAGTGGTGACACCGGATTCATAGACGTAATGGAATTCCGGTTGGATAGCGAAGGCTACAGCTCCACCGGTTGACCAATTCCAAAACAAACCGGCTGACCATGCACCTGCCGTAGAAGTCTCGTCTTCAACACCTTCGTAGCTGGGCATGCCAACACCAAGCATAAGTTTAAAGCCCCATGAGGAATTGCTTGTTGATGCCTTTGCACTTGATTCAGCTGGCGCTGGTGCCGGTGCTGGGGTAGGAGCTGGGGTCGGTCTCGGAGGAGGAGGCGTGTCCTGGGCAAACACGGCTACAGAAACAAACACTGCTGCTGAAAACGCTGTAAGAAACCTACGCATCGAACCTCCGAAAAAAATGATGAACTGAGTCGATACAAAAGACGACCAAAGATGGCCAGCGATCATACAGGCTCAAGAACCAACGGGTCGGTTTTGCGTGGCGACGGAAACGACCTTGATACTTGAATGTATGAGGAAGGCCCCCAAGACCGTCGAAACCACACCGTTCATCAGGAAGTTCCCACCATCACGGTAGAAGGCAAGTCCGGCTGCGTAGCAAGCAATGAGTCCGTCCACCGACATCGGATACATACCACCACCAAGCCAAACGGCGAAGTTGGTGATGAGGAAGAAGGCTACGGCCGAAATGGTGCCGCCGCCAAGAATGAGGGCGGTTGGACGCCACGAGCGGATGGCATGGCCGAACAGGCTGATGCCGATCACGCAACCATACACCCACGGTTGGGCTCCATGGAGTACATACTCCGAACCCATGACCAGACCAAGTGCAAGGTCGCTCAGAACCATTGCAGCGATCGGTACAATGAGTGCACGCATCCTGTCAGAAAACATCGCTCCACCCATAAGCGCAATGGCCATCACTGGTGTGAAATTCGGCCAGTGCGGGATGAGACGTGTTAACGCCACAAGCGCAATGGTGACCATCGTGGCTGTATCAAATAGACGTTGGTTCTTCATGCTCAAAGCCTTCAAAGGAACAGGGAAGATCGATGTTCCGTTTAGTTTACATAATGCAGATTATACTTCAACTAGAAAAGGGTCTTTCGACCCCTTTTTCGATATTGCTTAAGCGTTAACTGCGCTACCTGTAAGGGCTTCAGTTACTTTCTCTGCAGCTTCTTGTAAGGTAGCTGCAACAAGGAAGTTCAGGCCTGACTTACGCAGAATCTCACGTGCTTCTTCAGCGTTTGTGCCGTCCAAGCGAACGATCACAGGCACCTTTACATCCACGATCTTCAGTGCTTCGAGGATACCATTTGCTACACGATCGCAGCGTACGATACCGCCAAAGATGTTGATTAGAACGGCCTCAACATGTGGGTCGCTCATCATGATGCGGAAGGCGTTGGAAATGCGCTCTACGTTGGCCCCACCACCCACGTCCAGGAAGTTGGCCGGACGTCCGCCCGCAAGCTGGATGATGTCCATGGTTCCCATGGCCAAACCGGCTCCGTTGACCATGCAGCCTACGTTTCCGTCGAGTTTGATGTAGTTCAGGCTGTGCTTGCCGGCTTCAACCTCAAGTGGGTCTTCTTCTTCAATGTCGCGCAATGCGGCCCATTCTGGGTGACGGTATTCGGCGTTGTCGTCGAAGCCGACCTTGGCATCCAAGGCAATGAAGTCGCCCTCTGGTGTTGTAACCAGCGGATTGATCTCCATCATGGCGCAGTCCATCTCCTGATAGGCCTTGTAAAGCTTCGTGATGAAGCTGACAAAACTCTTGAAGGAAGCACCGCTAAGTCCAAGTCCGAAAGCTAGTTCGCGTGCTTGGAACGGCATGAATCCTGCTGTTGGATCTACGTGGATCTTGATCAGCTTTTCCGGTGTTTCTTCGGCTACTGTCTCGATCTCAACGCCACCTTCGGTAGAGACCATGATCAGGTCCTTACCTACGGAACGGTCGAGAAGGATGGAGCAATAATACTCGTGCTCGATACGGCAGCCTTCTTCGATCAGAACGCGGCGGACGATCTTGCCTTCTTCGCCGGTTTGGATCGTCACGAGTTTGTTGCCGATGAGTCCGTCAGCGATCTGATATGCACGGTCAGCCAGGTTCCCGGATGTTACGACCGTAACACCACGAAGGGGCTTACCATCTACCTCGATCACTGCATTGGAAGAAGGGTCATGAACGATCCCCTTTCCACGTCCGCCGGCATGGATCTGTGCTTTTACAACGATCGCTGAGACACCTTGCGCAACGAAGTCGGTAAAGGCTACTGCTCCGGCGTCGACGGCTGAGAACACAGCCTTGCCGCGCAGAACAGGCACACCGTACTGTCGAAGGAGTTCTTTCGCTTGATATTCGTGAATGTTCATGAGTTCCTCAATGATGGAAAGTTCGCGTCGTATCTTGGTAGACAGCGAATTTACGGAACCACGTCGGTATAAGCGAAGAAGCGTCATCCACATGCGTATCGCCCGAGTCTATCTTCTGGTAATAGTTGCGGTTTTGGGCTGGTTAACCCTTCGCCCCTTCCTTGTTGAGAACATGGATCCGGGGTCCGAAAAGAACCCGATCCGACTCATGCTGACGCCGTCTACGGACGCCCAGGCCATCATCAAGGACGGCGATGTTTTGGCTCAATACCTCTACGAAAAGACCGGACTCCACGTGAAAGTGGCAGTGCCGAACTACTACATCACGGTGGTTGAGGCATTTGGGACCGATCGGGCGGATATGGCGATCATGAACACGTTCTCCTACCTGTTGGCACATTCGAAGTATGGTGCCAGGGCGGTGCTGCGTGTGGCCCGCCGGTATGGAGAGCTAACCTACCGTGGTGAGTTCATCGTCCGAGCCAATAGTGGGATCGATTCGCTCTATCAGTTGCAGGGTAAGACCATTGCCTACGTGGATCCTTCCTCAACGTCGGGCTATATCTACCCAAAGGAGATGCTCCGCCTGCGAGGGATCGTTCCGAAACAAGAAGTGTTCGCCAATGGACATAACCAGGTGGTCACCAAGGTCTATCAGGGCGATGTAGACGCCGGGGCTGTGTTCTATTCCCGACCGGACAGTGCAACCGGAGAACGTCTCGATGCACGAGCAAAGGTTGCCACCGAACACCCGGATGTGTTTGACGTGGTAAAGGTGATCGCCCTTACAGAAGAGATCCCGAACGATCCTGTCGTGATTCGAAAGGGGCTCCCGCAGGATGTAGCGGACAGGTTGATCGCTGCCCTTTTGCAGTTCCAGGAAACGCCACAGGGCAAGGCATCATTGATGACCATTGCCAGCGTAGAAGGATTCACGCGCACGAATGACGCGGAGTACCAAGACGTGCGGACCTTGGTGGCCAAGTATGGCGTTGATGTCGAAAGCACGTTGCGCAAGAAGAAACGCTAGATCAACGATCCGTCAGTTTCTTTGCGAAGGTTGTGATCCCTCGAGTGATTCCGCTGATCAACGATGCGGCATCTTCGAGTCCCGGACGAATACGAGCAACCACACTCTGCTCCAAGATCCGTAGATCCTCGGCTATACCGGAGAGGTTTTGTGCGCCCTTGGAGAGTTTGGCAAGATCCGACTCAAGGACCTGGAACGTTTGATGACCCTGATCCAAGAAGACACCGGCCTTTTCGATGATCGGCATCGCACTGACTTTGAGGTCATGGACGTCCTTTTGCATCGCTTCAACAACAACAGTTACACGGTCCAGGTTCTTCCCTGCCCGAAACGCAACAATGGCTACGACGACGCACAATACAGCTGCCGCTCCAAGAGCGCTACAAGCAAATATGAGGAGTGTTGTATCCATCGATCATTGGATCTCTGAGCGGAACGCTTCTGTGCCGGCCTTGGCGGCGTCACTGACCTTTACCGCACGGTTCTTTGCTTCGCGAAGAACTTGCTCGGCGTTGGACATGAGATTATCCGCCTGGTGACGTGCCGAAGAAACAATGCGTTCAGCAGCAAGGCGACCTTCGTTGACAACGTCTTCGAGACCGTCTTCTACACTGCCCGTTGCCTTGTTGAACATCTGTTGTGCTTTGTCTACAACTTCTTCTGTTTTGTCTGCGATGTCACGACGAAGTTCACGACCACTCTTAGGCGCGAATAGCAATGCAACCACTGCACCAACAGCACCACCAACTACGGCACCGATAAGAAAGCCCTTGGTGTACGAGCCATTATTGTCTTCCATGACGTCCTCCGTTGGAGTTACCATCGCTCAGGCAGCGTTATTGGCTTGTTCTGAGCAACGAGAATGAATTCTGCTAATTCGCGAACTGCCCCATTACCACCCGGCTTCTGACAGACCATGTGTGCAGTCTCTCGGATCGCTTCAACAGCATCGACCGGACAGGCCGAAAAGCCGCAAAGTCGCATGACATGGAGGTCGTTCACATCGTCACCAATATACGCAATGTCTTCTGGCGACAGAGACAGACGACGGGCCATGTCGAGCAATGTTGTGGTCTTATCCTTTGACCCAAGCATCACTTCCTGGATCCGCAACTTCTCAGCTCTCCTCACAACCACGGGCGAGTGTTCACTGGTGATGATCGCCGTTTGGATACTGGCCCTGTGAAGCAACGTTATGCCCATTCCGTCTCGGGTATTGAAACGCTTAAGCTCTTCGCCACGCTCGGAGTAATACATTGCCCCATCGGTTAATGTTCCATCCACATCCATCACCAGGAGCTTTACACGCAGCGCTCGTTCTGTGTTTGTCACGTATACTCCGATTCTTCTGTGGTGGTGTAAACCCGATGGCGTAGTTTCGCTCCACAAAACTACAACGGATGGACATGGCCAAGCGATACGTTATGCTTACACTCGCTCTCCCGGAAGAGCAGATGGATATAGCCCTCGGCGTACTATCCGGATATCCGCTTGTTGGTATTGAACAAGGGGTGGATGAGTGCACGGTCTGCTTTGAACAGAATGATTGGCAAGAGGCCTACACCGAAACCATCATCAGTGAAATGGTGGAAATGGGGCTCTCTGCTTCTCTCAAAAAGCTCGGAAGCGAAGACGATCAGAATTGGAACGCTGAATGGGAAGCGAGTATCGATCCAGTGGTGGTAAATGACCGTATTGTGATCGTTCCCGAGTGGCGTGCCGATGAATATGATCTGCCGCTCAAGCTGATCATCACACCGAAGATGTCGTTCGGGACGGGACATCATGCCACAACACGCATGATGTGTACACTCATGGAGCAATACGCAAAGCCGGGCGATACTTGGGTGGATGTGGGAACGGGTACCGGTGTCTTGGCGATCCTCGCGGCAAAGCTTGGTGCCACGCATGTGTATGCCTTCGACAACAACGAATGGTCTGTTGTCAACAGTCAGGAGAACGTTGAGCGCAATGATGTGAAGGAGATCGTTCGACTGGAACTGGCGGAGTTGCAGGACGTAACGCTACCATCCTGTAATGGTTTGGCCGCCAACCTCTACCGTCACCTCGTGATCCCGTTCGCACCGTCATTCGTCAATGCCGTGGTCCCCGGCGGTGTGATCCTGATCTCCGGCATCTTGAAGTATGATAAGGACGAGGTTGCCGCTCCGTTCCTCGAGTTGGGATGCACAATCACCGATAGTTTAGCAGAGACCGAGTGGTGCGCGATTGCCTTCCGTACTCCGGATCCGCGTCGATGACAGACAAACGATCCAGAAACACATGGATACCAGTTGTCCTTGGCATCGTCTTCGGTTCCGTCCTGATCGTAATGGTGCTCAACGGCGGTATGTGTGAGCGCTATGAACGTCGTATGGAACGTCAGCGCATGATGCAGGAGTATCTCGACTCCATGCGCAAGAAATAAAACCGCGTCAATTATTCCAGTATTGCTGTCCAAAGAAGAAGGTGTCTTTCCCGTTGCGGCCTTCAATGAGGAAGACAACATCTTCCTGCGACCGCCTCTCGAGGTATTCACGGGCATCTTCTTCGGGGATCTCGGCGTAGCGCGCTAGATCCGTGACAACAACTCTGCCGGCATTGGTTCTGATGAGCTGACGCATGATGGCATCAACACGTTGGCGTTCTGACCTGTACTCACGCAAACTGCTCAAAAGCAACCATCCTCCCCCACCGATGTGCAGGGAGCCAAAGATGAAGCACGTCAAAACGTCGATGTATGCCGAATCGCCTCGGTACCAGCCTACGATCCCAAAAAGGAAGTAGACCAGACTGAAAACGGCGATCAGAGAGCCGAGCAGGTATTTAATGCGATACATGATGTTCAGGTGAGAGATCAATGCAAAACTACGAAGTGGGTAACTTCGAAGGATGCACGCGATTCGTTCAGACTATTCTGCCCTCCTCGATGTCCTCAAGAACTCAGAACCTGTCCTCCAGGCCGCCGAGTCCTTGTCTCGTTCCGTATCAGTCTCGGTAAAGACGCTGACCGGGTCGGCACGCGCCTCCATGGTCGCAGCCCTATGGTCCCTCGGATCATTGCCCTTTGTTGTCCTTACGTCGGATGACAAGGACGTGGACGACATCGTTCACGATCTTTCAGCCCTGATAGGTCCGGACCTTGTAGCGGGAATCCACGGTGCCATCCGACACAGCGCGCTAGCGGCCGGTGGCATGGTCCACCATGAACAGGTTGATGCCCTAACTCGACTCCGGGAGCGAGAGCGTTTCGTTGTTGTTGCTTCGGCTTCCGCTCTTGCCCTTCGTCTGCCGGCTCTCACAGATCTCTCCTCTGCTAGGATCGAGATCGCTCGCGGTGCTGAATTTGAGTTCGAAGATTTTGTCACGGGGCTTGTCCTTGCCGGTTTTGAACGCACAGACTTTGTAGCCAAGCCGGGTGAGATCGCAGTGCGCGGTGGCATCGTGGACATCTTTCCCGGAGGGTGGGATAATCCATTGCGCATCGAGTTCTGGGGCAACTCCGTTGACTCCATACGCGAGTTTGAGCCCCTTTCCCAACGATCGATACGTGAACATCAAAACGCCGCCTTCCTCGGACGAGTCTACCACGAAGATGATGAAACGCTTACGAGCGGCATCATGGATCACGTACCACAACGTTGCATCCTCGTACTCGATGGACCGGAGGCGATCGACTCAGAGATCCATCGAATGGAGATCTCGGTAGACCCCTCAACCTGGAAATGGCCTACCCTTCGCATCAATCCTCTTGGTGAGGCTGCGATCTCGGCGCGAACACAGGCACAGCCATCCTATGGCGCAACGATCGAAATGCTGCTGCGCTCGGCATCACAGTTACAGTCGCGCAAGGTAACCGTCACGCTCGGTGCAGACGGACATCAGAACGTAAAGCGCATCCGTGAACTCTGCGATGCCTTGGCTGATCAAGTAGAACAAGACAACGCTGATGACGGGGCTATCTATCACCGCACCATCGATGGGATGCGTTGGGTAAGCGTTGCAATGAGCGAAGGATTCCTCTGGGAAGAGCTCGGCATTGCCTGTCTTACCGAACACCAGGTCTTCGGCAGACAACGTGCGCAGCGAAGAACAAAGAAGCAAGAAGGCGGATTCTCGCTCAGAGATCTGCAGCAGCTGCACCGGGGTGACTACGTTGTCCATGCCGACAAAGGCATCGGAAAGTTCGACGGACTCGACACGATCACGATCAACGGATCTGCCGTTGAATGTGTGAAGCTTGTCTTCGATGGCGGAGACAATCTCTACGTTCATCTGAACTACGTTCATAAACTCTCAAAGTATGCGAGTGAAGAAGGGGCTGTCCCTAAGCTCAGCAAGCTCGGGTCTGCAGAGTGGGAACGTAAGAAGGCCAAGGCAAAGAAGCGGATCAAGGACATTGCCCGTGATCTGATCAAACTCTATGCTCAACGAAAGTCACAACCCGGTTTCGCCTTTGCTCCGGATACCGTCTGGCAGAAGGAGTTTGAAGCGTCGTTCCAATACGAAGACACTCCCGATCAGGCACGCGCTACGTCGGAAGTGAAGTACGACATGGAGCAAGCAACGCCGATGGACCGGCTTGTCTGCGGCGATGTGGGATTTGGCAAGACAGAGGTGGCCGTGCGTGCAGCGTTCAAGGCTGCACAAGCGGGTCGTCAAGTTGCCGTGTTGGTGCCAACAACGATCCTTGCCGAACAGCATGGTGTGACCTTCCGCGACCGACTTCACAGATATCCCGTGACGATCGACGTGCTTTCTCGCTTCCGTTCCAAACAAGAGCAAAAGGAGATCCTTGAACGAATCAAGTCGCTGAAGGCGGATATCGTTATCGGTACACACCGCTTATTGAGC is a window encoding:
- the prmA gene encoding 50S ribosomal protein L11 methyltransferase → MAKRYVMLTLALPEEQMDIALGVLSGYPLVGIEQGVDECTVCFEQNDWQEAYTETIISEMVEMGLSASLKKLGSEDDQNWNAEWEASIDPVVVNDRIVIVPEWRADEYDLPLKLIITPKMSFGTGHHATTRMMCTLMEQYAKPGDTWVDVGTGTGVLAILAAKLGATHVYAFDNNEWSVVNSQENVERNDVKEIVRLELAELQDVTLPSCNGLAANLYRHLVIPFAPSFVNAVVPGGVILISGILKYDKDEVAAPFLELGCTITDSLAETEWCAIAFRTPDPRR
- the mfd gene encoding transcription-repair coupling factor, with the translated sequence MHAIRSDYSALLDVLKNSEPVLQAAESLSRSVSVSVKTLTGSARASMVAALWSLGSLPFVVLTSDDKDVDDIVHDLSALIGPDLVAGIHGAIRHSALAAGGMVHHEQVDALTRLRERERFVVVASASALALRLPALTDLSSARIEIARGAEFEFEDFVTGLVLAGFERTDFVAKPGEIAVRGGIVDIFPGGWDNPLRIEFWGNSVDSIREFEPLSQRSIREHQNAAFLGRVYHEDDETLTSGIMDHVPQRCILVLDGPEAIDSEIHRMEISVDPSTWKWPTLRINPLGEAAISARTQAQPSYGATIEMLLRSASQLQSRKVTVTLGADGHQNVKRIRELCDALADQVEQDNADDGAIYHRTIDGMRWVSVAMSEGFLWEELGIACLTEHQVFGRQRAQRRTKKQEGGFSLRDLQQLHRGDYVVHADKGIGKFDGLDTITINGSAVECVKLVFDGGDNLYVHLNYVHKLSKYASEEGAVPKLSKLGSAEWERKKAKAKKRIKDIARDLIKLYAQRKSQPGFAFAPDTVWQKEFEASFQYEDTPDQARATSEVKYDMEQATPMDRLVCGDVGFGKTEVAVRAAFKAAQAGRQVAVLVPTTILAEQHGVTFRDRLHRYPVTIDVLSRFRSKQEQKEILERIKSLKADIVIGTHRLLSKDVDFKNLGLLIIDEEHRFGVAAKEKLRQLRSSVDTLTLTATPIPRTLNFSLMGARDLSVIETPPRNRLPIRTEILQWADDVLREALLRELERGGQAFIVTDRIHDMDKLMMKFKMLVPTLRIAMAHGQMESDHLEDVMEGFLERKFDVLIATKIIESGLDIPNANTMIIEHADNFGLAELYQLRGRVGRSNTQAYCFLLIPPPHTLSRTALRRLQALEEYTDLGSGFQLAMRDLEIRGAGNLLGGEQSGFIMDMGFELYQKILDEAVTELRHEEFSQLFAGTKALTDDFTNEDIAVELDADALLPKAYIPGDTDRYDVYKRLYNAHEQREVDLVFNELRDRFGALPQEAEELLFAVRLRIAALPSGFLRVNVKDGRLLVELPADSDTRWYGQVFKQILPLLTSIPNARFVQNGKRLLIEVLLGRREEAINILEQFSSQAAPREEPTEELL
- a CDS encoding HAD-IIIA family hydrolase → MDVDGTLTDGAMYYSERGEELKRFNTRDGMGITLLHRASIQTAIITSEHSPVVVRRAEKLRIQEVMLGSKDKTTTLLDMARRLSLSPEDIAYIGDDVNDLHVMRLCGFSACPVDAVEAIRETAHMVCQKPGGNGAVRELAEFILVAQNKPITLPERW
- a CDS encoding YtxH domain-containing protein, which gives rise to MEDNNGSYTKGFLIGAVVGGAVGAVVALLFAPKSGRELRRDIADKTEEVVDKAQQMFNKATGSVEDGLEDVVNEGRLAAERIVSSARHQADNLMSNAEQVLREAKNRAVKVSDAAKAGTEAFRSEIQ
- the sucC gene encoding ADP-forming succinate--CoA ligase subunit beta, coding for MNIHEYQAKELLRQYGVPVLRGKAVFSAVDAGAVAFTDFVAQGVSAIVVKAQIHAGGRGKGIVHDPSSNAVIEVDGKPLRGVTVVTSGNLADRAYQIADGLIGNKLVTIQTGEEGKIVRRVLIEEGCRIEHEYYCSILLDRSVGKDLIMVSTEGGVEIETVAEETPEKLIKIHVDPTAGFMPFQARELAFGLGLSGASFKSFVSFITKLYKAYQEMDCAMMEINPLVTTPEGDFIALDAKVGFDDNAEYRHPEWAALRDIEEEDPLEVEAGKHSLNYIKLDGNVGCMVNGAGLAMGTMDIIQLAGGRPANFLDVGGGANVERISNAFRIMMSDPHVEAVLINIFGGIVRCDRVANGILEALKIVDVKVPVIVRLDGTNAEEAREILRKSGLNFLVAATLQEAAEKVTEALTGSAVNA
- a CDS encoding PorT family protein, which gives rise to MRRFLTAFSAAVFVSVAVFAQDTPPPPRPTPAPTPAPAPAPAESSAKASTSNSSWGFKLMLGVGMPSYEGVEDETSTAGAWSAGLFWNWSTGGAVAFAIQPEFHYVYESGVTTTAVGTTELTTSTQSLRLPVLFKLELLDRAVIQPSIYAGPSFSYLLGAKNEGNGQSLDIEDPNKFQVGLAIGIDVTFLEIFVIDLRYNTKFTAIKEESFNGSTVSLSMNSFRAGVGLRF
- a CDS encoding phosphate/phosphite/phosphonate ABC transporter substrate-binding protein, which gives rise to MRIARVYLLVIVAVLGWLTLRPFLVENMDPGSEKNPIRLMLTPSTDAQAIIKDGDVLAQYLYEKTGLHVKVAVPNYYITVVEAFGTDRADMAIMNTFSYLLAHSKYGARAVLRVARRYGELTYRGEFIVRANSGIDSLYQLQGKTIAYVDPSSTSGYIYPKEMLRLRGIVPKQEVFANGHNQVVTKVYQGDVDAGAVFYSRPDSATGERLDARAKVATEHPDVFDVVKVIALTEEIPNDPVVIRKGLPQDVADRLIAALLQFQETPQGKASLMTIASVEGFTRTNDAEYQDVRTLVAKYGVDVESTLRKKKR